The DNA segment GGTTCAACATCAAGTGGTATCTACCCGATATGGCTCAAGGAACGATTCCAGTTCACCTACGTCTACTGTGATATGGACCTTGTTTCAACTCAGAAGGGCTGGACAACAATACAAAGAAGAATGAACGGGGAGGTCAACTTTGAAAGGGGATGGGATGATTATGTCAGAGGGTTTGGGAACCCAAGCAGTGAATATTGGCTTGGACTGGAGAATATGTATCGACTATCAAAGCAAATTACTACAGTCAATGTACTGGGTATGATTGATATTCGCTCACCTGACATGGGATTTGATCTTGAAGACTGGGATGGTATGAATGCATTTGCTCAATATACTTATTTTTGGCTGGAATCAAAAGCAAGCAATTACACGTTAGATGTAAGTGGTTTAAGTGGGACTTTTTCGAATTATTTTGACTATGCGCCAATATCTGGATATGAGTTCAGTACGCCAGATAAAGACAATGATGATGATAATAATGCTCATTGTGCCAAATATCGTAAGTCAGGTTGGTGGTTTCGTAGCTGCTTTGAAGCAAACTTAAATGGTAAATATCCCAAGTAcaagcaaaaaatgaaatgggAAAACATTGTCTGGGCAGGTTGGAAATACATTAATAATAATGTCACTGCTCTGCGATTTGTATCTATGAAGTTGTATTACAGCATGGTTGAGCCATAAGCATGTGTCAGTTTCGTGTAATTATCCATACCaacgtggtccaactgcaggcccgcgggccaaagttggcccgcaaGCACCGATTTTTGGCCCGTGAACTGATAGTAAGCTTTGATTCAATCTGGCAgcataacttcaatttttgtttctttgttatgtgtaataatattgttattgacaaaaactttgtgaatGATGCTTTGTAATGAGTAACAATACCACTTTGTCCAAAAAGTTCTCTTAGGTTTTAGTTACACGCCTTGTTGTCCTAgcccagcgtggtccaactacaggcccgcgggccgcaagTTTGTCTCAAAGCCTCAAAGGAGAGGTTTCCCCTTTTAAAAGATGCTGCTATGAAGCTGTACTCTATGTTTGGAAGTAGGTACATACATTTGTGAATGTACGTTTTCAGCAATGaacaatattaaaacaaaaaatcgaaATCAACTTGGAAACGAGGCTCTTCAGGCTTGCCTTCGCATGGCCACAACTATGATTCCCGTGGATACCAACGCTATTGTCGacgaagaacctcgaccgcagatgtcacattgatcagcatttaatagctaaatttttaactattctaatttcagttttaataaaaaaagagaacttttttcagttctaatattaatgtcacattgttcttcagttctaatttaaaaacattggcccgcaagataaaaaaaatttctggttttggcccgcgatgaaaagaagttggaccacgctgatccATACATTTGATTTCCTCATTTCCATACTAGACACAACATTGTTTTTTGGCATATGTGATTTTGTCATTAGAgttaataaacagaaaaactgTTTGCCTATAGAGATGGTAGGTGGTAGTTAAACAGACCCTTTCTGAGTTAAGGTATAGACTAGGGTTGGACTCTACAAATATTTGTTAACCTTGGTGTTCTACCTATCTCATAACCACATAAAATTTCATTAGTTGATCGGAAAACCAATGCATGACAAATCATTAATGTGCTTTTATGCCTGTTTAGCAAGCTTTGAATTCTCGTTTTCAGCTACGGACAGAACAGAAGTAGTGATTGATGCCTGTTGAACTCAACTAAAAGCATAGCTCGTAATTTAGCTCTTTGTCTTCTATTCTCTACAGGACATTAAATTTGGAGAGAATTCATTCTGTTATGTTATAAACAATACATTGTGATTGAAATATGCA comes from the Clavelina lepadiformis chromosome 5, kaClaLepa1.1, whole genome shotgun sequence genome and includes:
- the LOC143458876 gene encoding fibroleukin-like, with the protein product MLLLKGISLEHSWFYYNLLLLPFQLWYCQAIDGQAGHILQRANRVNDNLKKSYLTNGDFHQIKNCQSQHQILKKLVGLKTNLNHFDYLYGKLYKECTSIYASGSTSSGIYPIWLKERFQFTYVYCDMDLVSTQKGWTTIQRRMNGEVNFERGWDDYVRGFGNPSSEYWLGLENMYRLSKQITTVNVLGMIDIRSPDMGFDLEDWDGMNAFAQYTYFWLESKASNYTLDVSGLSGTFSNYFDYAPISGYEFSTPDKDNDDDNNAHCAKYRKSGWWFRSCFEANLNGKYPKYKQKMKWENIVWAGWKYINNNVTALRFVSMKLYYSMVEP